The Callithrix jacchus isolate 240 chromosome X, calJac240_pri, whole genome shotgun sequence genome contains a region encoding:
- the LOC128930661 gene encoding uncharacterized protein LOC128930661 — MRREKKKEEEVFEGKEEDYEGDEEDNEGEHEDYEGEEEDYEEDEEDEFKEGDKEEAEDEVKEQKEEDNKEDAEVASGACSPEHRVQDIATQCKQEYFFRESIPMSVLCFSEEVAEYKYENSDEEDQETGGKKENEEDENEELGEGLRKDLDSAEDSPIKKSSLEARKK, encoded by the exons atgaggagggagaagaagaaagaggaggaagtttttgaaggaaaggaggaggattATGAAGGAGATGAGGAAGACAATGAAGGAGAGCACGAAGACtatgaaggagaggaggaggactATGAAGAAGACGAAGAGGATGAATTCAAAGAGGGGGACAAGGAGGAGGCTGAGGACGAGGTcaaggagcagaaggaagaggacAACAAAGAGGATGCTGAAGTTGCTTCTGGCGCCT GTTCTCCTGAGCATAGAGTGCAGGATATTGCTACTCAGTGTAAACAGGAATATTTTTTCCGAGAAAGTATCCCAATGTCTGTATTATGCTTCTCTGAAGAAGTCGCTGAATATAAGTATGAAAATTCTGATGAAGAGGATCAAGAAACTGGAGGCAAGAAGGAGAACGAAGAGGATGAAAATGAAGAACTGGGTGAAGGACTCAGAAAGGATCTAGACTCAGCAGAGGACAGCCCCATCAAAAAATCCAG CTTGGAGGCAAGAAAGAAATag